A stretch of DNA from Paenibacillus sp. FSL W8-0186:
CGATGACGGAGGACGTAGCCACCCCATAAAGATCGATTCGTTTAGCGCGGCAAAGTATCTCTACCGCTTTCTGGAGCTGGCTGATATTCAATAGCCGCGTTGTGTCCGTAATCGAAGCAAGATGATTTGCCTCCATGGCCTGGACGATCCTGTGCAGATCATTGCCCGCGATAATGTCCTGGTAGTGGCTTTCTGAAGGTTTGTGAGCGAGTTCAAAAGCCAGCTTCATTTTGAAATCGGGAAACCCTTTGAAATGAAACGACTTGCAAAATCTTGTCACTGTGGATGGACTGATTCCGCACTCCTCAGCGAGATCAGTAATGCCCATATGGATGACGGAACTAGGGGCGTTTAGAATGTGTTCTGCCAGTCGTCTTTCTTGGGGCGGCAAGCTGTTCAGTTGTGTAGACAACGCATGCAGAATAGGAGTAAGAATGCAAGTTCACCTTCTTTCCTGTAGCAGATACACAATAAGTCAATGAAAATAATTTTCGTGAATTTATCAAGTATCATGAAAACTATTTTAGTACATAATAAATTATTCCACTTTATAATGCAAGGTGTTTTATTACACCCAAGTGACACTTTTGAAACGAATTCCTTGTATTTTTAAGAATCGCATAATACACTAATATTTGCTTAAGCTTACCGGTGTTATCCGTATTAAATCCGATGAGGAGGAATAGCGTGGATCCGAATCTCGATCACTATATAGACCGGCTCCAATCGAAGTTTTCGGTAGTCGTCAAGAAGCTGCAAAACGAAATCATGCAGCACCGCGATCTGCCGTTAACGGGGCCTCAGTTCCATATGCTGTCGCTCATAGCGAAGGAGCGGAGCTGCAATGTCACTTATTTGGCGGAGGCACTGGTCGTGAAGCCGAGCGCGATCACGGTTATGCTTGACCGTCTCGTTCAGAACGGATACGTCGAACGCAGGCATGATGAACAGGATCGCCGTGCCGTGCTGTTATCCGTTACAGAGCATGGCAAGGAAGTGTATGATAAGGCGCGGAAGAAATCCAGGGAAGTGCTGGCCAATTACTTCGCTTGCCTGGATGAGAATGAGAAGGAAGTGCTGGAACGCGTTATTAATAAGTTTGATGAGGTGGGGCGTTTACGCCTTAAAGAGAAAGAAGCTGGTGAAGCCTAGAAAGGGAATCGGATAGATCCTAGGAAGTGGCTGGATGCCTGTTCCCAGCCCGGCTGGTTGTTTGTATATTATGCGGATTTGCTCGCATTGACGATGTCATCGGGATATTTTGAAATTAAGTTTGGAGTTCTTGTATATGGTCAGAGCGATTAAGCACCCTTGAGGGTGCTTTTTTTGTTTCGCTGAAAGTGTGGAGGAGCGGGTTCCACCATGTTGGAGAGGCTGCCGAATGCAGCGCCAACGGACCGTAGTTCCGCTATTTAGGCAAAAAGTTGCCTAATGCAACGTTAAGGGAGCGTAGTTCCGCTATTTGCCTAAAATAGGTCTACGACATGCGTTTTTTGGCAGATAAGAGCATCTGTGTCCGTAAGCTCGTCAAAATCAGCAAAAAGCGGGAATAAGTGCTTTGATGTCCGTTAGCTTCCCGGTCGATTGGTGCTATTTTGCGCATAAGATACTTTAGTCTTCTTAAGAAATTTAGTTACTTAGAGATACTTTTGGCTTAATGATACATACGTTGCTTTAAATGACTTGTTGAACCTAGGTAATTCAGGGTTTGACGTGCTAGCTGATGCTTAGTGCGGAAAATCCTTGGACAAACCATCACGTCAGAACTTTACTGGTTCGGGGGTGTTTTTTCATTTGTAACGCAATCCGCTAACGAGGTAGAATAAGGTTAATATTTCCGAATTTTAAATCTTTAATGTATTGGAATTCTGCAATTTTAAATGATGCTGGAACTTGAAAGGGAGAGCATGTTGGGCTCGGGTAATAGCAAAATTGAGCAAAGACCAAGGAGCGGAGGATGTTTATGGAACAATATATACTTGCTCTTGACCAGGGAACTACGAGTACGCGGGCGATTCTGTTTAACAAGCAAGGGGAGATCGTACATTTGGCGCAGCGCGAATTTCCGCAATATTTTCCAAAGCCAGGGTGGGTGGAGCATAATCCCAATGAAATTTGGGGTTCCACTCTCGCGGTGATCGCTTCCTGCTTGTCGGAGTCAGGGGTAAAGCCGGGACAGGTGGCCGGCATCGGCATCACGAACCAAAGGGAAACAACGATCATTTGGGAGAAGGAGACCGGAAATCATATCTATAATGCCGTTGTATGGCAATCCCGGCAGACGGCGGATATTTGCGAGGAGCTGATGGCGGCGGGCCATAATCCAGTATTCCAGCAAAAGACGGGACTGCTGATCGATCCCTACTTCTCAGGGACGAAAGTGAAGTGGATTCTGGATCATGTCGAGGGAGCAAGGGAGCGTGCAGAAAAGGGAGAGCTGCTCTTCGGTACGATCGATTCCTGGCTCATTTGGAAGCTGACCGGCGGCCAGGTGCATGTGACCGACTACTCCAACGCATCGAGGACCTTGATGTATAACATTCATGAGCTATGCTGGGATGACGAACTTCTGGAGCTGCTTCAAGTTCCGAAAGCCATGCTTCCCGAAGTACGCTCATCTTCTGAGGTTTACGGACGGACGGCGCCTTACCATTTCTTTGGACATGAGGTGCCGATTGCGGGAGCTGCGGGCGACCAGCAGGCCGCTTTATTCGGACAAAACTGCTTCGAGCGGGGCATGGTAAAAACGACGTACGGCACAGGCTGCTTCATGCTGATGAATACGGGCGATCAGCCAGTCTCGTCGGGTCATGGCCTCATTACATCGATTGCCTGGGGGATCGGCGGCAAGGTTGAGTATGCGCTTGAGGGAAGTATCTTCGTCTCCGGTTCAGCCATACAATGGCTAAGAGACGGTTTGCGGATGTTTAGGGAGTCGAAGGACAGCGAAAGGTATGCCGAACGCGTCCAGTCCACGGAGGGGGTATACGTCGTGCCGGCCTTTGTCGGCTTAGGCAGCCCATATTGGGACAGCGACGTTCGAGGCGCTGTATTTGGCCTCACTCGGGGAACGAGTAAGGAGCATTTTATCCGCGCAACCCTTGAATCCTTGGCTTATCAGACCAAAGACATTCTAGTGGCGATGGAGAAGGATTGCGGCTACAAGGTGAATACAATGCGGGTAGACGGGGGAGCGGTATCGAATACGTTCCTGATGGCATTCCAAAGCGATATTCTCGATGTTCCGGTGGAACGTCCGGCTGTGCGCGAGACGACCGCGCTAGGCGCAGCCTATCTGGCCGGGCTTGCCGTCGGTTATTGGCGGGATCTTGAAGAAATTCGCCGCATTTGGAGCTTGGAACGGCGATTTGAACCGACAATGCCGGAAGATGAGCGTGAATCGCTCTACAATGGCTGGAAAAAAGCCATTTATGCCGCTATGGCCTTCAAATGAGGAATGGGCTGCCAAAAGCAGCCCATTTTTGCTTTGTATCGCACGCTTACTCGCTGTTTTTCATAATATGTTTTGACTGTATCCCTTAACCTTGTTATACCACAAAACCCGAGCAAGGAGGGGTGACGCATTTTGAAAAGCAGCGATCGTAACAGCAAATTTCTGTTGACTCATCGTGAGCGGGAAGTTTTTGAACTCCTCGTGCAGGATAAAACGACGCGCGACATTGCGGGGCAATTATTCATTAGCGAGAAGACCGTACGAAATCATATTTCTAATGTCATGCAGAAATTGAACGTAAAAGGTCGTGCGCAGGCGGTTGTCGAGCTGATTAAGCTTGGGGAGCTGAAGATCTGACGGTTTGGGCAAAACACGTCAAAAATCGTAAGCCTTCTAATTCCTTGTCCGGAGAGGAAAGGAACTAGGAGGTTTTTTGTTGTTTGAGGCTGATGAAGGAATTCTAGTTTGGGGTTGATAATTCCTTATTTTCCATATATTATATATTGGTGAATTGAATAAACGGGAGCTTGGGCCAACCAGGCTGAGAGGATAGCTAATGCGCTGTCGACCGTAATACCTGATCTGGGTAATGCCAGCGGAGGAAACGTTCGAGCCTTTGTGTACACAGAGACCGCTTCTTTCGTTGCGGTCTTTTTGTGTTGCACTTGGCAGCAGCATCTCCGCTTGAACCCATTCATTCTAAGGAGGAATAGAAATGGCAAGCGAAACCAGCAACAACACAGTCAACCCCGAGTTCTTAGCTTTTCCGGGCAGCCGCAAGGTGTATCTTCAAGGTTCACGGCCGGATATACAAGTGCCCATGAGAGAGATTGCACTTGCGCCGACCGTTCGCGGAGAATCGGTAGAAGAGAATGAACCTGTTCGGGTATATGATTGCAGCGGTCCTTACACAGACGCTAACTATCATGCGGATATTAGGACAGGGCTTCCAGCGAACCGCAAAAATTGGATTCTGGAGCGGGGGGATGTGGAGGTTTATGAAGGCAGGAGCATCAGACCTGAGGATGATGGATACCAAACTGAAATGCAGCTTGATCAGACGGAGACATTCCCCGGCCTGCGCCGTAAGCCTTTAAGAGCTAAAGCCGGCCGCAATGTGACGCAGATGCATTACGCAAGAAAGGGTATCATCACGCCCGAAATGGAGTACATTTCAATCCGGGAGAACGTGACTCCGGAATTCGTACGCAGGGAAGTTGCCGAAGGCAGAGCGATTATTCCCTCCAACATTAATCATCCCGAAAGCGAGCCGATGATTATAGGCCGTCATTTTCTGGTCAAAATCAATGCAAACATCGGCAATTCGGCCGTCGCCTCCTCCATTGAGGAGGAAGTGGAGAAGATGAGATGGGCGACCCGTTGGGGCGCTGACACGATTATGGATCTTTCCACGGGGAAAAACATTCATACGACGCGGGAGTGGATCATCCGCAATTCACCGGTGCCTGTAGGCACAGTCCCGCTCTACCAGGCATTGGAGAAGGTAGGCGGAAAGGCCGAGGCACTGAGCTGGGAAGTCTACCGCGATACATTGATCGAGCAAGCGGAGCAGGGTGTCGACTATTTTACGATCCATGCCGGAGTGCTTCTGCGGTATATTCCGTTAACGGCTAAGCGTGTCACAGGCATTGTATCTCGCGGCGGGTCCATCATGGCAGCCTGGTGCCTTGCTCATCATCAAGAAAACTTTCTCTATACCCATTTTGAAGAAATCTGTGAAATCATGAAAAGCTATGACATCGCTTTTTCGCTTGGCGACGGCCTGCGGCCGGGTTCGATTGCGGATGCTAACGACGAAGCTCAGTTCGCTGAGCTCGAGACGCTCGGCGAACTGACCCAAATCGCTTGGGAGCATGACGTTCAGGTGATGATCGAAGGGCCGGGCCACGTACCGATGCACTTAATTAAAGAAAATGTAGACAAACAAATGGAGATATGCCAGGAGGCTCCTTTCTATACGCTGGGTCCGCTAACTACGGATATCGCTCCAGGCTATGATCATATTACTTCAGCGATAGGAGCGGCCATGATTGGTTGGTTCGGGACGGCTATGCTGTGTTATGTGACGCCTAAGGAACACCTCGGCCTCCCTAATAAAGACGATGTTCGCGAGGGAGTCATTGCTTATAAAATAGCTGCACATGCAGCTGATCTAGCGAAGGGACATCCTGGGGCCCAGGAACGAGACAACGCGTTATCCAAGGCCCGGTTCGAATTCCGCTGGCGGGACCAATTCAACCTCTCGCTCGATCCTGAGAGGGCTCTGGAGTATCATGATGAAACACTGCCCGCGGAAGGAGCCAAGACCGCTCACTTCTGTTCCATGTGCGGCCCTAAATTTTGCAGCATGAGAATCACTCAGGACATTCGCGATTATGCCAAGCAGCATGGAATTGAAGAAGAGGAGGCTATCGCCAATGGCCTTAAGGAAAAATCACGGCAGTTCAAAGAAGCGGGAA
This window harbors:
- a CDS encoding MarR family transcriptional regulator, with the protein product MDPNLDHYIDRLQSKFSVVVKKLQNEIMQHRDLPLTGPQFHMLSLIAKERSCNVTYLAEALVVKPSAITVMLDRLVQNGYVERRHDEQDRRAVLLSVTEHGKEVYDKARKKSREVLANYFACLDENEKEVLERVINKFDEVGRLRLKEKEAGEA
- the glpK gene encoding glycerol kinase GlpK — its product is MEQYILALDQGTTSTRAILFNKQGEIVHLAQREFPQYFPKPGWVEHNPNEIWGSTLAVIASCLSESGVKPGQVAGIGITNQRETTIIWEKETGNHIYNAVVWQSRQTADICEELMAAGHNPVFQQKTGLLIDPYFSGTKVKWILDHVEGARERAEKGELLFGTIDSWLIWKLTGGQVHVTDYSNASRTLMYNIHELCWDDELLELLQVPKAMLPEVRSSSEVYGRTAPYHFFGHEVPIAGAAGDQQAALFGQNCFERGMVKTTYGTGCFMLMNTGDQPVSSGHGLITSIAWGIGGKVEYALEGSIFVSGSAIQWLRDGLRMFRESKDSERYAERVQSTEGVYVVPAFVGLGSPYWDSDVRGAVFGLTRGTSKEHFIRATLESLAYQTKDILVAMEKDCGYKVNTMRVDGGAVSNTFLMAFQSDILDVPVERPAVRETTALGAAYLAGLAVGYWRDLEEIRRIWSLERRFEPTMPEDERESLYNGWKKAIYAAMAFK
- a CDS encoding LuxR C-terminal-related transcriptional regulator; this translates as MKSSDRNSKFLLTHREREVFELLVQDKTTRDIAGQLFISEKTVRNHISNVMQKLNVKGRAQAVVELIKLGELKI
- the thiC gene encoding phosphomethylpyrimidine synthase ThiC, which encodes MASETSNNTVNPEFLAFPGSRKVYLQGSRPDIQVPMREIALAPTVRGESVEENEPVRVYDCSGPYTDANYHADIRTGLPANRKNWILERGDVEVYEGRSIRPEDDGYQTEMQLDQTETFPGLRRKPLRAKAGRNVTQMHYARKGIITPEMEYISIRENVTPEFVRREVAEGRAIIPSNINHPESEPMIIGRHFLVKINANIGNSAVASSIEEEVEKMRWATRWGADTIMDLSTGKNIHTTREWIIRNSPVPVGTVPLYQALEKVGGKAEALSWEVYRDTLIEQAEQGVDYFTIHAGVLLRYIPLTAKRVTGIVSRGGSIMAAWCLAHHQENFLYTHFEEICEIMKSYDIAFSLGDGLRPGSIADANDEAQFAELETLGELTQIAWEHDVQVMIEGPGHVPMHLIKENVDKQMEICQEAPFYTLGPLTTDIAPGYDHITSAIGAAMIGWFGTAMLCYVTPKEHLGLPNKDDVREGVIAYKIAAHAADLAKGHPGAQERDNALSKARFEFRWRDQFNLSLDPERALEYHDETLPAEGAKTAHFCSMCGPKFCSMRITQDIRDYAKQHGIEEEEAIANGLKEKSRQFKEAGNVIYR